The genome window CTCGACGACCGCCTGCCGCACCAAGGGCCAATGGCGGTCTTCGAGACCGCGCAGGACGTCGAGCTCGGCGCCTTCGACGTCGACCTTGAGCAGGTCGACGCACTCGATGCCGTGTTCGTCGAGCACCGCCGAGAGCGGCCGGACCCGGACGCGGTGCGTTTCGAGCTCCCGCATCACCCGGAGCTTGCGCCCGACGATGCCGCGCAGGACGGGCACGGGCACCCGGCGGAGCCCGCCCCCGAGGCCGCCGCGCCGGATCATTTCGACGACGCTGGCGGTGACGCGCCGCCGCTCGACCTCGATGGTGCTCGCGTCCCGCAGCGACGACGAAAAGATGGTCGCCGCGGGGAAGTAGCTGAAGTCGAGCTCGGCTTCGGCGGCGGCCAGGCCGTACGGCAGCGCGGTCAGCCGGTCGGCGAAGAAGTCGCGGCCGTTGCGGTCCAGGGTCGCGAACAGCGGCGGGAGCGGTTCGAAGGCGTAGATCCGCGCGTCGCCGCCGAGGCGCTCGAACACCGCGGCGGAGAAGACGCCGACGTTGGCACCGACGTCGAGGACGGTGGCGCCGGGGGCCAGCTCGATGCCGTTGGCGAAGTAGGCGCCCACCTCTTCGCGCAGGAAGGCCACCTCCCACGGGTTGATGCTGTGGAGGTCGATCGCGTCCAGGGGCACGGGCGAAGGAATATCAGCAACGGCCTCGGCGGTCCAGCCCCGGAAGGCGCTTTCCGGCCCCCGGCGTGAACCGGCGGCCGCGGGGTATCCGCCGGGCATGACCGAGTCCGAGCACGAGCCCATCAGCCCCGACGTACCCCGCACGCCCGGGACCCCGGACGTCGACCTCGACATCGAGGTGCCGCCCGCGGACCGCGAGAAGCCCGACACGCAGGACGTCGAAGAGGACGCCGGCGAGGTCGAGCCGCCGGAGTGACTACCCGGCCGGCCAGGGCCGCGCCGCGGTCAGCAGGCCGATCATGCCCGCGACCAGGCGCATCTGCTCGACGGTCCGGATGTCGGCCTCGACCAGCCGCGGCGAGCACACCAGGATCGCCAGGGCCTGCGCCCGCGAGAGCGCGACGTTGAGCCGGTTGCGCGACAGCAGGAAGTCGAGCCCGCGGGGCAGGTCCACCGCCGACGACGACGTCATCGTCGTGATCACCACCGGTGCTTCCTGGCCCTGGAACCGGTCGACCGTGCCCACCCGGACCCCGGGGAAGCCGGCCTCCTCCAGCGCGCGGGTCACCGTGCGCGCCTGCAGGTTGTAGGGCGCGACGACGACGATGTCGGCGTCGCCGAGGGGCCGGGTCGTGCCGTGGTCGGTCCACGCGCGGCCGTGCAGGTCCGCGACGATCGCCGTGACGACGGCGGCTTCCTCGACCGAGCGGGTCGTGTTGCCGGCGTGGTCCGCCTCGGCCACGTACAACCCCGCGTCGACGCCTTCGAGCGACCGGCCGGCCGCCGACGGGTGGGCGTGGAGGCGGCCCGCGTAGGACAGCTCCGACACCGGCGCGCACACGGCCGGGTGCATCCGCCGCGTCTCGTCGAGGAAGTAGCCCAGCTCGGGCGGCATGATGTCGGCCTCGCCGATGAGGTGGCCCAGCGCCGAGGCCTCCGCGCCCGCCGGGTGCGTGCCCTGCACCACCTGCGGCAGCTGCTGCGGATCGCCCAGCAGCAGCACGTTCTTGGCGCAGACGGACACCGCGAGCGCGTCGGCGAGGGCGAACTGGCCGGCCTCGTCGATGATCATGTAGTCGAAGGGCTCTTCGCGGATCGCGGCGTTGGCGAAGGTCCACGCCGTCCCGCCGACGAGGTGGCCGGTGTCGTGCTCCGCGCGCCACTTGACCAGCGCCGGGTTGCTCTTCGGCTGCTCCCACGGCGCCGCGGGGTCCGGCGTCCGCTTCGCGCGCTTGGCGCACGGCAGGTCCGGCGCGCTCTTCTTCGCCGCGCTCAGCACGTTTTCCACGGCTTTGTGGCTGTTCGAGGTGACCGCGACGGTCCGGCCCGCGCGCACCAGCCGGGCGATCAGCTTGCCCGCGAGGTAGGTCTTGCCCGCGCCCGGCGGGCCCTGCACGGCGAGCGTCGAGCCGTCCAGCTCCTCGGCCGCCTCGATCACCGTGGCGACGAGGTCCGCCGCCGGCTCGGGCAGCGCCGCGCCCCAGCGCAGCCGCGGCGGGGTCCGGCGGAGCAGATCGATCCCGGGGTGGCGCGGGAGCGCCGGCAGCGTGTCGACGGTCAGGCGGGCGAGCTCGGCGACGGCTTCGTCCTTGGGCGAGGGCCGCACCGGGCTGCCGGGCAGGACCGCGGTCGGCCGGTCGTTCGTGGTCGCGTCCGGCGGGCTGCTCTCTTCCACCGTCAGCTCGACGGCCGACGCGGCGACGACCTTCCCGTCGCGGGCGGTGTCGCCGTAACGCAGCCGCACTTCGTCGCCGGGCGCGAACGGGTGCGGCCGGTCCGGGTCGCAGGCGAGCTGCAGCGTCCGCTTCGCCGTGCGCACCCGCCCGGCCGGGGGCACCCACTCCCCCGCCTCCAGCGCCACCGGGACGGCGCAGGCGGTGTCCACTTCGAGGTCGCCGAGCGGCGCGGCCAGCTGGCGGAAGTACTCCCACCACGCCGGGTTGGTCTCGCGGCGGTGGTAGCCGACGGACGCCGCCAGCAGCGCGCGGGCCCGGTCGTCCGCGGTGAAGTCCGCGGGGTCGTCCGGCAGGCCCTCGAGCAGCGGGTCGACCAGCGCGGCCAGCTGCGCGGCCCGTTCGGCGCGCCGCTCGGCGGCGACGTCTTCCTCGGCCGCGCGCAGCAAGGCGTCCTCGGCGGACTCCTCGGGCGGCACGGGTACGTCGATCCCGGCGTCGGCGCGGACGCGGTGCAGGAACCCGAACAGCCGCAGGGCGGAGACGCAGTCGTCCTCGGTGTCCTCGGCGATCCGCCGCAGCACCTCTTCCGCGCGCTCGGGTTCGCCGGACCGGTCGAACGCCAGGTACTCCTCGTACTCGTCGACGTCCGACACGGCGGTCTTGGTGCGGGCGCCGGGCTGGTAGAGCGGCTCGAGGTGGCGGATCGAGTACGACCGCTGCGACACGCGCAGCGCCTTGC of Amycolatopsis solani contains these proteins:
- a CDS encoding TM0106 family RecB-like putative nuclease, giving the protein MVTPADLADLLECEHRSLLHQAWAAGLPGAPRPADPAAPSQPEPGSEAEATRQAIRAGTPTIPGAVLRDGDFTGRVDSLVRTADGRYEVHDAQPVRHATPAAVVRLTACADALGDAGGPNVHLGLSDGTTRTLRVADFRPLVDRLRARLRDRAPRLPLPLWADERPACAGCSFARHCASAREADRDLSLVAGMRGDQRRKLTAAGLGSIDALAAAGPGDRPRDLSVTAFATLRAQAALQVRQDATGEIAYEIVDPDELAALPAPAPGDVFVDLAGDPHALAGEGLEYLFGAVTEEDDRRFTAFWAHSRAQEKRAFEEFVDFAAARVAEHPGSHVYHYAPYEVTAIKRLAAVHGTREETVDHLLRSGAVVDLHAVVRKALRVSQRSYSIRHLEPLYQPGARTKTAVSDVDEYEEYLAFDRSGEPERAEEVLRRIAEDTEDDCVSALRLFGFLHRVRADAGIDVPVPPEESAEDALLRAAEEDVAAERRAERAAQLAALVDPLLEGLPDDPADFTADDRARALLAASVGYHRRETNPAWWEYFRQLAAPLGDLEVDTACAVPVALEAGEWVPPAGRVRTAKRTLQLACDPDRPHPFAPGDEVRLRYGDTARDGKVVAASAVELTVEESSPPDATTNDRPTAVLPGSPVRPSPKDEAVAELARLTVDTLPALPRHPGIDLLRRTPPRLRWGAALPEPAADLVATVIEAAEELDGSTLAVQGPPGAGKTYLAGKLIARLVRAGRTVAVTSNSHKAVENVLSAAKKSAPDLPCAKRAKRTPDPAAPWEQPKSNPALVKWRAEHDTGHLVGGTAWTFANAAIREEPFDYMIIDEAGQFALADALAVSVCAKNVLLLGDPQQLPQVVQGTHPAGAEASALGHLIGEADIMPPELGYFLDETRRMHPAVCAPVSELSYAGRLHAHPSAAGRSLEGVDAGLYVAEADHAGNTTRSVEEAAVVTAIVADLHGRAWTDHGTTRPLGDADIVVVAPYNLQARTVTRALEEAGFPGVRVGTVDRFQGQEAPVVITTMTSSSAVDLPRGLDFLLSRNRLNVALSRAQALAILVCSPRLVEADIRTVEQMRLVAGMIGLLTAARPWPAG
- a CDS encoding FkbM family methyltransferase, which translates into the protein MPLDAIDLHSINPWEVAFLREEVGAYFANGIELAPGATVLDVGANVGVFSAAVFERLGGDARIYAFEPLPPLFATLDRNGRDFFADRLTALPYGLAAAEAELDFSYFPAATIFSSSLRDASTIEVERRRVTASVVEMIRRGGLGGGLRRVPVPVLRGIVGRKLRVMRELETHRVRVRPLSAVLDEHGIECVDLLKVDVEGAELDVLRGLEDRHWPLVRQAVVEVEGWREHRDTVRDVFTSRGFTVEAVQDPVQEAADIGMVFAVSGSRASRG